In Porphyrobacter sp. LM 6, one DNA window encodes the following:
- a CDS encoding alpha-ketoacid dehydrogenase subunit beta translates to MAQITMTQALNLAIDEAMAEDPGVFCLGEDVSAKQGGGVFKVTSGLTEKYGEHRIRATPISETAIIGAAVGAALAGQRPIAEIMLMNFVGVCMDQIVNHAAKLRFMSGGQTPCPMVIRTTTGVGVGFGGQHSDMLEAWFAHVAGIHVVTPSNPADARGLMRASIDANDPVIFIENILCYGLKAEDPGPGYRVPLGKAAIAREGTDISIITYGRTVLDALSVADDLAKEGISVEVVDLRTIAPYDEATVLASVRKTGRALTLHEAVRPFGTGAEIAANIQEKCWDTLKGPVRRVGGTFSAVPFASHLEQAWIPNKGQIIEQIKASMGKL, encoded by the coding sequence ATGGCCCAGATCACCATGACCCAGGCGCTGAACCTCGCAATCGACGAGGCGATGGCCGAAGATCCGGGCGTGTTCTGCCTCGGCGAAGACGTATCCGCCAAGCAGGGCGGCGGGGTGTTCAAGGTCACCTCGGGCCTGACCGAGAAATATGGCGAACACCGCATCCGCGCGACGCCGATTTCCGAAACCGCGATCATCGGTGCCGCTGTCGGTGCCGCTCTCGCCGGCCAGCGTCCGATTGCCGAGATCATGCTGATGAACTTCGTCGGCGTGTGCATGGACCAGATCGTCAACCACGCGGCCAAGCTGCGCTTCATGTCGGGCGGGCAGACCCCGTGCCCGATGGTGATCCGCACCACCACCGGCGTGGGCGTCGGCTTCGGCGGGCAGCACTCGGATATGCTGGAGGCGTGGTTCGCTCATGTCGCGGGTATCCACGTGGTGACGCCGAGCAATCCGGCCGATGCGCGCGGGCTGATGCGCGCCTCGATCGACGCCAATGACCCGGTGATCTTCATCGAGAACATCCTGTGCTACGGCCTCAAGGCGGAGGATCCGGGCCCGGGTTACCGCGTGCCGCTCGGCAAGGCGGCGATCGCGCGCGAAGGCACCGATATCTCGATCATCACCTATGGCCGCACCGTGCTCGATGCGCTCAGCGTTGCCGATGACCTCGCCAAGGAGGGCATTTCGGTGGAGGTCGTCGATCTGCGCACCATCGCGCCCTATGACGAGGCAACCGTGCTGGCATCGGTCCGCAAGACCGGCCGCGCGCTGACCCTGCACGAAGCCGTGCGCCCCTTCGGCACCGGCGCTGAAATCGCTGCCAACATTCAGGAAAAGTGCTGGGATACGCTGAAAGGCCCCGTCCGCCGCGTTGGCGGCACCTTCTCCGCCGTGCCCTTCGCCAGCCACCTCGAACAGGCGTGGATCCCGAACAAGGGCCAGATCATCGAACAGATCAAAGCAAGTATGGGCAAGCTCTAA
- a CDS encoding SDR family oxidoreductase: MSITKVCVLGAPADQGQPLVAELLAHGFAVTAGVRRADAMAGTPFPDLPTVFADITDADAMANAFAGQDAAAFHLPFEFDRARAAHFGQQIAAGAKRAGLKKIIFNTACFVADHDLDLSAHDGRRDIERALEETGIPCVFIEPTVFMDNQYRMWNRPLIMREGIFAYPAKPDLLINWVCLEDVAQAMRRALQTDAADGMHVPLGGPEALVGDQVAANLSEAIGRPVRFQSLAPEEFAARMSEMVTGSREVTPLSIYDGMAKFYSFYNTQPTSPLVVDPKAAHDLLGMEPTRHLDWAKSKDWRAGLPA, translated from the coding sequence GTGAGCATCACCAAAGTCTGCGTCCTTGGCGCACCCGCCGATCAGGGCCAGCCGCTGGTGGCAGAACTGCTCGCCCACGGCTTCGCCGTCACCGCAGGGGTGCGCCGCGCCGATGCGATGGCGGGCACGCCATTTCCCGATCTGCCGACCGTGTTTGCCGACATCACCGATGCCGATGCGATGGCGAACGCTTTCGCAGGGCAAGATGCCGCCGCTTTCCATCTGCCGTTCGAATTCGACCGCGCCAGGGCCGCGCATTTCGGCCAGCAGATTGCCGCCGGGGCGAAGCGCGCAGGACTGAAGAAGATCATCTTCAACACCGCCTGCTTTGTCGCGGATCACGATCTCGACCTGTCCGCGCATGATGGCCGCCGCGATATCGAACGCGCGCTAGAGGAAACCGGCATCCCTTGCGTGTTCATCGAACCGACGGTGTTCATGGACAACCAGTACCGCATGTGGAACCGCCCGCTGATCATGCGCGAGGGCATCTTCGCCTATCCGGCCAAGCCCGACCTGCTGATCAACTGGGTGTGCCTTGAAGACGTGGCGCAGGCGATGCGCCGCGCGCTCCAGACCGATGCCGCCGACGGAATGCACGTGCCGCTCGGCGGGCCGGAGGCGCTGGTGGGCGATCAGGTCGCCGCCAATCTCTCCGAGGCAATCGGCCGCCCGGTGCGCTTCCAGAGCCTCGCGCCGGAGGAATTTGCCGCCCGCATGAGCGAGATGGTGACCGGATCGCGCGAGGTGACGCCGCTCAGCATCTATGACGGGATGGCGAAGTTCTATTCCTTCTACAACACGCAGCCCACCTCGCCGCTGGTGGTCGATCCCAAGGCCGCGCATGACCTGCTCGGCATGGAGCCAACCCGCCATCTCGACTGGGCGAAATCGAAGGACTGGCGCGCGGGCCTGCCCGCCTAA
- a CDS encoding SDR family NAD(P)-dependent oxidoreductase has protein sequence MDLGLKGKKVIMNGGAHGLGLQSLKLFAAEGADVAFFSRKEDKIAAAVAEIDAAGPGKVFAEVFDMASGTEAYQAWLEKAVKELGGCDIFVHTASASGTGGAGDWQACLDMDLKGAAYAVETLTPYLEASGTGSIVMLSSTAALETFIAPNPFNAIKAALITYASQLSQAYAAKGIRVNTVSPGAIYYKGGNWEIIEEHMRPLFDATLAKMPMGRFGEPVEVAKAIVFVASPAVPYMTGANIVVDGGFTQRVQF, from the coding sequence ATGGATCTGGGACTCAAGGGCAAGAAGGTCATCATGAACGGCGGGGCGCATGGCCTTGGCCTGCAGTCGCTGAAGCTGTTCGCTGCCGAAGGCGCTGACGTCGCTTTCTTCAGCCGCAAGGAAGACAAGATCGCCGCCGCCGTCGCGGAAATCGACGCGGCCGGGCCGGGCAAGGTCTTTGCCGAAGTGTTCGACATGGCGAGCGGCACGGAAGCCTATCAGGCGTGGCTCGAGAAGGCCGTGAAGGAACTCGGCGGCTGCGACATCTTCGTCCACACCGCCAGCGCCTCGGGCACCGGCGGGGCGGGCGACTGGCAGGCCTGCCTCGACATGGATTTGAAGGGCGCGGCCTATGCGGTCGAAACGCTCACGCCCTATCTTGAAGCCTCGGGCACCGGATCGATCGTGATGCTGTCCTCGACCGCCGCGCTCGAAACCTTCATCGCGCCCAACCCCTTCAACGCGATCAAGGCGGCGCTGATCACCTATGCCTCGCAGCTCAGCCAGGCCTATGCCGCCAAGGGTATCCGCGTGAACACCGTGTCGCCCGGCGCGATCTACTACAAGGGCGGCAACTGGGAGATCATCGAGGAGCACATGAGGCCGCTGTTCGATGCGACACTCGCCAAGATGCCGATGGGCCGCTTCGGCGAGCCGGTGGAAGTGGCCAAGGCGATCGTCTTCGTGGCGAGCCCCGCGGTGCCCTATATGACCGGCGCGAACATCGTCGTCGACGGCGGGTTCACCCAGCGCGTCCAGTTCTAA
- a CDS encoding thiamine pyrophosphate-dependent dehydrogenase E1 component subunit alpha, giving the protein MAQIDRDKLLDIYTRTMKVNRTDEKFRELLMGGKVAVMYYCVRGQELVSAAAMAALEKDDYVVCTYRGQGEQTAKGIPMEKWWGECLGKATGTCKGKGGTMHITDPETGIMVTTGVVGSGLPIANGLAMASQNNGDGRVTLVSFGDGAANIGGFHEAMNMAQLYKLPVVFLCQNNRYGEHTAYADHTDSPNIASRAAGYGMPGVTVDGNDVHQVYPAVKEAVDRARRGEGPTLVEAMCYRMMGHFFGSDFSYMPPEHIAEMKAEDPLPKLRKVMLEHQFTEEELDAIVADIDAQINAAVEHALAAPLPDTDEIYKDVLEETA; this is encoded by the coding sequence ATGGCGCAAATCGACCGCGACAAGCTGCTCGACATCTATACCCGCACGATGAAGGTGAACCGCACTGACGAGAAGTTCCGCGAGCTGCTGATGGGCGGCAAGGTGGCGGTGATGTATTACTGCGTGCGCGGGCAGGAGCTGGTCTCGGCGGCGGCGATGGCGGCGCTGGAGAAGGACGATTACGTCGTCTGCACCTATCGCGGGCAGGGCGAACAGACCGCCAAGGGCATCCCGATGGAAAAGTGGTGGGGCGAATGCCTCGGCAAGGCGACCGGCACCTGCAAGGGCAAGGGCGGCACCATGCACATCACCGATCCCGAGACGGGCATCATGGTGACGACCGGTGTGGTGGGCTCTGGCCTGCCGATCGCCAACGGCCTTGCGATGGCGAGCCAGAACAATGGCGATGGCCGCGTGACGCTGGTGAGCTTCGGTGATGGCGCGGCCAACATCGGCGGCTTCCACGAAGCGATGAACATGGCCCAGCTCTACAAGCTGCCGGTCGTCTTCCTGTGCCAGAACAACCGCTATGGCGAGCACACGGCTTACGCCGACCACACCGACAGCCCGAATATCGCGTCGCGTGCGGCGGGTTACGGGATGCCGGGGGTGACGGTTGACGGAAACGACGTCCACCAGGTCTATCCCGCGGTGAAGGAAGCGGTCGACCGCGCCCGCCGCGGCGAAGGCCCGACGCTGGTTGAGGCCATGTGCTACCGTATGATGGGCCACTTCTTCGGTTCGGACTTCAGCTACATGCCGCCCGAACACATCGCCGAAATGAAGGCGGAAGACCCGCTGCCCAAGCTGCGCAAGGTGATGCTGGAGCACCAGTTCACCGAGGAAGAACTCGACGCGATCGTCGCCGACATCGACGCGCAGATCAACGCGGCGGTCGAACACGCGCTGGCCGCGCCGCTGCCGGATACCGACGAAATCTACAAGGACGTGCTGGAGGAGACCGCCTGA
- a CDS encoding biotin/lipoyl-containing protein, with protein MASEIRIPKLGMSAVEMTLVEWMFGDGERVEKGDIIYTVETDKSTTEIEAQASGIIHPTGEEGAVYKVGDLIGTIEE; from the coding sequence ATGGCATCGGAAATCCGTATCCCCAAGCTCGGCATGAGCGCGGTTGAAATGACCCTCGTCGAATGGATGTTCGGCGATGGCGAGCGCGTCGAGAAGGGCGACATCATCTACACCGTCGAAACCGACAAGAGCACCACCGAGATCGAGGCGCAGGCCAGCGGGATCATCCACCCGACGGGCGAGGAAGGCGCGGTCTACAAGGTCGGCGATCTGATCGGGACCATTGAGGAGTAA
- a CDS encoding nuclear transport factor 2 family protein, whose amino-acid sequence MLARVYATAGTRDWDAVEALIHPDFVLYEANSLPFAGEWRGKDALQRCAAAMYGTWADTKLEMLDCTGGDTWAVMVIRLTMHPKDGSAPFTQTICEAGCFEDGLLRELRIHYFDAAEVAARA is encoded by the coding sequence ATGCTGGCGAGGGTCTATGCCACCGCTGGCACCCGCGACTGGGATGCGGTCGAGGCACTGATCCACCCCGATTTCGTGCTCTACGAGGCCAACTCGCTCCCCTTCGCGGGCGAATGGCGGGGCAAGGATGCGCTGCAACGCTGTGCGGCCGCGATGTACGGAACCTGGGCCGACACCAAGCTCGAAATGCTCGATTGCACCGGGGGCGACACCTGGGCGGTCATGGTGATCCGCCTCACCATGCACCCCAAGGACGGCTCTGCGCCCTTCACCCAGACCATCTGCGAGGCAGGATGCTTCGAGGACGGACTGCTGCGCGAGCTGCGCATCCACTATTTCGACGCGGCGGAGGTCGCGGCGCGCGCCTGA